From Coleofasciculus sp. FACHB-1120, one genomic window encodes:
- the rpsR gene encoding 30S ribosomal protein S18, translating to MTYFRRRLSPIKPDEPIDYKDVDLLRKFITERGKILPRRITGLTAKQQRDLTVAIKRARLLALLPFINPEG from the coding sequence ATGACTTACTTCCGTCGCCGCCTTTCCCCAATTAAACCTGACGAACCCATCGACTACAAAGATGTCGATTTGTTGCGGAAATTTATTACAGAGCGGGGTAAAATACTGCCTCGCCGAATTACAGGTCTAACAGCCAAGCAACAACGAGATTTAACCGTAGCAATTAAGCGGGCACGCCTTTTGGCTTTGTTGCCCTTTATTAATCCTGAAGGTTAA